One genomic region from Rosa rugosa chromosome 1, drRosRugo1.1, whole genome shotgun sequence encodes:
- the LOC133743594 gene encoding disease resistance protein RGA5-like, translating into MKQKVVISLSVHDEKSRSKAMKTAVGVDGVDSASLPLDKDQIEVTGNDVDVVLLTTLLRKSVKRAVVVSVSPVKEEEKKEEKKKEEQIIVGWPQSYPVASYQCPPYTYQCYEPSPSCSIM; encoded by the exons ATGAAG CAAAAGGTGGTGATCAGCCTCTCTGTGCACGACGAGAAGTCCCGATCCAAGGCAATGAAGACAGCAGTTGGAGTTGATG GGGTGGATTCAGCAAGTCTGCCACTGGACAAGGACCAAATTGAAGTAACAGGAAATGATGTTGATGTGGTTTTGCTCACAACACTTCTCAGAAAAAGCGTCAAGCGTGCTGTCGTAGTCAGTGTGAGCCCTGTcaaagaggaggagaagaaggaggagaagaagaaggaggagcaAATCATCGTCGGATGGCCTCAGAGTTATCCAGTTGCTTCATACCAGTGCCCGCCATATACGTACCAGTGCTATGAGCCAAGCCCCAGTTGCTCCATTATGTAA